A region of Drosophila suzukii chromosome 2L, CBGP_Dsuzu_IsoJpt1.0, whole genome shotgun sequence DNA encodes the following proteins:
- the LOC108013160 gene encoding uncharacterized protein — protein sequence MRQLLVYALISGLFYFSEGKPCPEKTRPHKTRCDAFYKCRELPSNSHVWIPVKCNEGLVYESSLGSCVLPGEDWECLTPSEMSSTQSPPKPDADILIVNDMDEAGLLLSESSHKDDGTVEIVLDSTLSSEEDQEASKRKPTSDEDMSTSHNFDSSGDGELVELDSPTALKPENREEVTPSDIEHRTEVEKLKTELNQVAGISEIAKPGSPIDPNLTAHLQRLSQLIDGLQQTYQKTDKPQAEMRPDQLNAFLAHFDIKNRYEMINPMEQTSQSTTIATTSTTEAPKTTARLPEPHSNKTRLQEHLSHHRLEPETKLMLSNALPYSSHGTSGQGYANSQIVVNRPEGSVMFALPSGYGMSQEQGGGAYSNHQPVQSHEYRDHEPKISEDTLKTVLELSKQMIAAQNLPKVLPNPSFNGAYYQPILQPLFVSPQGNPFQQYYGMPPPLTPNYNYMQHKKYSSGGGSSSNNGYNKPSTTIIHNNVIPVHLSSTSSGEKEVLDTYGNSLGVYPSMDKHVTASQASGVEYMTTGRPISVTPTPSTYSSQYGSQSPFASDYTLTTPRPFEHQPSPATVATYYTPSPHLGDHNANRVYQPTESYPTMNMPRPMDLFPGQIDADRVNIRPNSQKIESMEMDEDMIKANYQSGSGNGNGNGNGNGNTLPHVLTYSSDMSQQLAPGNGYLEQSYNHQQHQQHQHHHHPYMPRPTMSSSIYSDSDGNMEMSMFTSGPNINPFKGDSLKYPGSGSTPSNSQLVNFNGNFISLDVFQKSILPLMTKSPSALNELGNVEVITCQAGVRQPNITDCTRYFVCSKKDGKVLSYSCPPYTGFNKQTRICDAPTYAQCSNVLPAFGGYTIDSNRRLQMEAIKMLSEAKRRQEAALKAQSIANLLQQYGSTQQAASSGISSNIEADPLDSYVVNLPDISMATTTTTTSRPTIIQSNNGLIGGSSGSSAKKRKYYCKEGDKIPDQTSISSYFVCYKNAQGQMKGHKMSCSKSLLFCPKTLMCTLASKCTD from the coding sequence CAACGAGGGACTGGTCTACGAGTCCAGTCTGGGCAGCTGCGTCCTGCCCGGCGAGGATTGGGAGTGCCTCACCCCGAGTGAGATGAGCTCCACTCAATCTCCACCAAAACCAGATGCGGACATTTTGATAGTCAACGACATGGATGAGGCGGGTTTACTGCTGAGCGAGTCTAGCCACAAAGACGATGGCACCGTGGAAATTGTCCTTGATTCCACTCTAAGTAGCGAGGAGGATCAGGAGGCGTCTAAGAGGAAACCCACTTCGGATGAGGATATGTCCACCAGTCACAATTTCGACTCCAGCGGCGATGGCGAACTGGTGGAGCTGGATTCTCCGACTGCTTTGAAGCCTGAGAATCGCGAGGAGGTCACCCCCAGTGATATAGAGCACCGAACAGAGGTGGAGAAACTAAAAACTGAACTCAATCAGGTGGCTGGCATTAGTGAAATAGCCAAGCCGGGATCACCCATCGATCCCAATCTCACAGCTCATCTGCAGAGATTATCCCAACTAATTGATGGACTGCAACAGACATACCAGAAAACAGATAAACCCCAGGCGGAAATGCGTCCGGATCAGTTGAATGCCTTCTTGGCTCACTTTGATATCAAGAATCGCTATGAGATGATAAACCCCATGGAACAGACCTCTCAGAGCACCACCATTGCAACTACTAGTACCACAGAGGCACCTAAAACCACAGCAAGGCTACCAGAACCACATTCGAATAAGACCCGCTTGCAGGAGCACCTCAGTCACCATCGCCTGGAGCCGGAAACCAAACTGATGCTGAGCAATGCTTTGCCCTATTCCTCCCATGGAACCTCTGGTCAGGGTTATGCAAACTCCCAGATAGTGGTAAATCGTCCCGAGGGCTCTGTGATGTTTGCCCTGCCCTCCGGTTATGGAATGAGTCAGGAACAGGGTGGGGGTGCATACTCCAACCATCAACCCGTTCAGAGTCACGAGTACAGAGACCATGAGCCCAAGATATCAGAGGATACCCTGAAGACCGTTCTGGAGCTGTCCAAGCAAATGATAGCCGCCCAAAACTTGCCCAAAGTGCTGCCCAATCCAAGCTTTAATGGAGCCTACTATCAACCGATTCTGCAGCCTCTTTTTGTGTCCCCCCAAGGCAATCCCTTCCAGCAATACTATGGCATGCCACCTCCCTTGACACCCAACTATAACTACATGCAGCACAAGAAGTATTCCTCTGGGGGAGGAAGTTCCTCCAACAATGGCTATAACAAACCCAGCACTACTATCATCCATAACAATGTGATACCCGTTCACTTATCCAGCACAAGTTCTGGTGAAAAGGAGGTATTGGATACGTATGGCAATAGCTTGGGTGTATATCCCAGTATGGATAAGCATGTGACCGCCAGTCAAGCCAGTGGAGTGGAGTATATGACAACGGGAAGACCTATTTCGGTTACCCCTACACCTAGTACCTACTCCTCGCAGTATGGATCCCAATCTCCGTTCGCCAGCGATTATACCCTGACCACTCCCCGACCCTTCGAACATCAACCTTCACCCGCCACAGTGGCCACCTACTACACTCCAAGTCCCCACCTGGGTGACCACAATGCCAATAGGGTGTACCAACCAACAGAATCCTATCCCACAATGAATATGCCAAGACCTATGGATCTATTTCCGGGACAAATCGATGCAGATAGGGTGAACATTCGGCCCAATTCGCAGAAAATCGAAAGTATGGAGATGGATGAAGATATGATTAAGGCCAACTATCAGAGTGGCTCTGGAAATGGGAATGGTaatggaaatgggaatgggaacACTCTTCCTCACGTACTGACCTACAGCAGCGACATGAGCCAGCAATTAGCACCTGGCAATGGCTATCTGGAGCAGAGTTATAACCaccagcagcatcagcagcatcAGCACCACCATCATCCATATATGCCCAGGCCCACGATGAGCAGTAGTATTTATAGCGATTCGGATGGTAATATGGAGATGAGCATGTTTACCAGTGGACCAAATATAAATCCCTTCAAGGGGGATAGCTTAAAGTACCCGGGTAGTGGGAGTACCCCATCCAATAGCCAGTTAGTAAACTTCAATGGCAATTTTATAAGCCTAGATGTCTTCCAGAAATCCATACTCCCACTGATGACCAAGTCACCATCCGCGCTAAATGAACTTGGAAATGTAGAGGTCATCACCTGTCAGGCGGGTGTGAGGCAACCGAATATAACAGATTGCACGCGATATTTCGTTTGCAGCAAAAAGGATGGCAAGGTCCTGTCCTACTCCTGTCCACCCTACACGGGCTTCAATAAGCAAACTCGGATCTGCGATGCCCCCACATATGCCCAGTGTAGTAATGTGCTGCCTGCCTTTGGTGGTTATACCATAGATAGCAATAGAAGACTGCAGATGGAGGCCATCAAGATGCTGAGTGAGGCGAAGAGAAGACAGGAGGCTGCCCTAAAGGCCCAGAGTATAGCCAATCTGCTCCAGCAATATGGTAGTACTCAGCAGGCAGCATCTTCTGGAATCTCCTCGAACATAGAAGCGGATCCTTTGGACTCCTATGTGGTTAACCTGCCGGATATAAGTAtggccaccaccaccaccaccaccagcagaCCCACCATCATCCAAAGCAACAATGGTTTGATTGGTGGCTCCTCGGGTTCCTCGGCAAAGAAGAGAAAGTACTACTGCAAGGAGGGCGATAAAATCCCCGATCAGACTTCCATTTCCAGCTACTTTGTGTGCTACAAGAATGCCCAGGGCCAGATGAAGGGCCACAAGATGAGCTGCTCCAAGAGCCTGCTCTTCTGCCCCAAAACCCTCATGTGCACACTCGCCTCAAAATGTACGGACTAA